Proteins found in one Enterococcus sp. 9D6_DIV0238 genomic segment:
- a CDS encoding AI-2E family transporter: MEKKQETRWIKFLGGKNLLFTLVALLLLGAVIFIFHQVGFIFGPIGVVFKTTIGPTILALILYYLFNPVVNWLEKHKVKRVYGVSAIFIVLITLFVVGIILVVPIIQKQVDGLVKSFPQYMDDLNKMVADFFHNSAFEKPLANALASVQNWFDNVSDKIGSYFSKAVEGASTVFSTLTGFALVMVTAPIITFFLLKDDQKFFSFVLSIIPPRFRKDAKEIGATMSSQVGAYLKGQILVSIAIGILTFIGFWLIKVPYSGTLSIIVGVTAVIPYIGPVIAFIPAAIVALMVSFGMFIKMSIVWMIVQMLNGHLIAPQVMGKRLVVHPLTIVIVLLVMGDLLGMFGLIFGIPIYAIAKVLVTYLFRKFKQRYNQYYGDSGEYEDTEFSKEEYLDE; encoded by the coding sequence TTGGAAAAGAAACAAGAAACACGCTGGATCAAATTTCTTGGAGGGAAAAATTTACTATTTACGCTTGTAGCCCTGCTTCTATTAGGGGCAGTGATTTTCATTTTCCATCAAGTTGGTTTTATCTTCGGTCCGATCGGGGTCGTCTTTAAGACAACTATAGGGCCAACAATTTTAGCATTGATTTTATATTATTTATTTAACCCTGTAGTAAACTGGCTGGAAAAGCATAAGGTAAAACGAGTATATGGTGTATCTGCTATATTTATTGTCCTGATCACATTGTTCGTTGTTGGGATTATTTTAGTCGTGCCGATCATTCAAAAGCAGGTGGATGGGCTAGTTAAAAGTTTTCCTCAATATATGGATGATCTCAACAAAATGGTTGCAGACTTTTTCCATAATTCCGCTTTTGAAAAACCTTTGGCGAATGCATTAGCGAGTGTACAAAATTGGTTCGACAATGTGTCGGATAAAATCGGCAGTTATTTTTCTAAAGCAGTTGAAGGAGCTTCGACTGTGTTTTCAACATTGACTGGATTTGCACTTGTCATGGTAACGGCACCGATCATTACCTTCTTTTTACTGAAGGATGATCAAAAATTCTTTTCATTCGTATTAAGTATTATTCCACCACGCTTTAGAAAAGATGCGAAAGAAATTGGTGCGACGATGAGCAGTCAAGTAGGGGCCTATTTAAAAGGTCAGATCCTTGTATCGATCGCAATCGGTATTTTGACTTTTATTGGTTTTTGGTTGATCAAAGTTCCTTATTCTGGAACCTTATCGATCATTGTTGGTGTGACAGCTGTGATTCCTTATATTGGTCCAGTGATTGCATTTATTCCAGCTGCGATCGTTGCTTTGATGGTTTCATTCGGGATGTTTATCAAAATGAGTATTGTTTGGATGATCGTACAAATGCTGAATGGTCATTTAATTGCGCCGCAAGTGATGGGAAAACGTCTTGTTGTGCATCCGCTGACCATTGTGATCGTTTTATTAGTGATGGGCGATCTACTCGGCATGTTTGGTCTGATTTTTGGAATTCCGATTTATGCGATTGCTAAAGTACTTGTGACGTACCTATTTCGTAAATTTAAACAGCGCTATAATCAGTATTATGGAGATAGTGGAGAATATGAGGATACAGAGTTTTCTAAAGAAGAATATCTAGATGAATAA
- a CDS encoding DUF2273 domain-containing protein, giving the protein MDQKQKEEWFKQLKPYRFRIIWTTLFFLLAILFLWIGFGKTLVLLIFGTIGYLIGKMRDEDLDIYSLIDAVRGMIGI; this is encoded by the coding sequence ATGGATCAAAAGCAAAAAGAAGAGTGGTTCAAACAACTTAAACCGTACCGCTTTAGAATTATTTGGACAACCTTGTTTTTCTTATTGGCAATACTTTTTCTTTGGATCGGCTTTGGGAAAACCTTGGTTTTGTTGATTTTTGGTACAATAGGCTATCTTATCGGTAAAATGCGGGATGAAGACTTAGATATCTATTCCTTGATCGATGCAGTACGCGGAATGATAGGAATTTAA
- a CDS encoding YutD family protein — MTEKTKKPYKSAKPVKHKEEATLTDELTAVLEEIKEEPVKEKKKGEIVTLIDDDHLTIGDRQYQLVKNHREAFDSERLGERFSDVLSKYDYIVGDWGYDQLRLKGFFSDSNRKAAPEQRIDTLEDYLYEYCNFGCAYFVIERIGGKREKQQTRRKKNNKKPANKNQAHTEEKRTPVPNKTKPVIKNRKENEQKKTTVGKQESTGSQGRSFTIRQREE, encoded by the coding sequence ATGACAGAAAAAACAAAGAAACCATACAAGTCGGCAAAGCCGGTAAAGCATAAAGAAGAAGCAACCTTAACCGATGAACTTACAGCAGTTCTCGAAGAGATAAAAGAAGAACCAGTTAAAGAAAAGAAGAAAGGCGAGATCGTGACGCTTATCGACGATGATCATTTAACGATCGGAGATCGTCAATATCAACTGGTCAAGAACCATCGTGAAGCGTTTGACAGTGAGCGTTTAGGTGAACGATTCAGTGATGTTTTGTCAAAATATGACTATATCGTTGGCGATTGGGGCTATGATCAGCTACGATTAAAAGGGTTCTTTAGTGATTCAAATCGTAAAGCTGCACCAGAGCAGCGCATCGATACCTTAGAGGATTATCTTTATGAGTATTGCAATTTCGGCTGCGCTTATTTTGTGATCGAACGCATCGGCGGAAAAAGAGAAAAACAACAAACACGTCGTAAAAAGAACAATAAAAAACCTGCAAATAAAAATCAGGCACATACAGAAGAAAAACGCACACCAGTGCCAAATAAAACCAAACCAGTGATCAAAAACCGTAAAGAAAATGAACAGAAAAAAACAACGGTCGGTAAACAAGAAAGTACAGGCAGTCAAGGCCGTTCATTTACGATTCGTCAACGTGAGGAGTAA
- a CDS encoding bifunctional metallophosphatase/5'-nucleotidase yields the protein MEEIVIFHTNDLHSHLENWPKIRRYLTSQKEKYLRTGKTVLAVDLGDFVDRWHPLTEATDGQANIELMNTIGYDAATIGNNEGVGNSKEQLNHLYDHRNFDVLLANLQDKETGETPEWSEPFKLIETADNTKIGLIALTAPFPLTYEPNGWTIHTAKSVLPSLLTKVRPTCDILILMSHLGIDEDIRLANEFPEIDILLGSHTHHLFRHGEKINQTQLSAAGKFGHYIGEVHVTVEQNKIVHSTAKALPTEDLPEEVEDQKEIQDYLTLGHQLLQAEQLAEIPYPLSIDLNTEHSLMTTALSALKEKAGTEAAVLNNGLFLTDIPKGIVDKDQLHESLPHPMHLIRVTLSGADFVRMLQEMEKNRHYLRKFPISGMGFRGKVFGELYYDGFSYDKQTRQGFWQNRPIDPQKNYTFTTVDHFMFIPFFPTIEIAGEIEFIFPEFLRTVLGDYLAAHYPIQ from the coding sequence ATGGAAGAAATCGTCATCTTTCACACAAATGATCTACATTCCCACCTAGAAAACTGGCCAAAGATCAGACGTTATCTGACGAGTCAAAAAGAGAAGTATCTCCGTACAGGAAAAACAGTTCTAGCAGTTGACCTTGGGGATTTTGTCGATCGCTGGCACCCACTGACTGAAGCGACTGATGGGCAGGCAAACATTGAGCTGATGAATACGATCGGCTATGATGCAGCAACGATCGGGAATAATGAAGGCGTAGGGAATTCTAAAGAACAGCTGAACCATTTGTATGATCATCGGAATTTCGATGTGTTGCTGGCAAATTTACAAGATAAAGAAACCGGGGAAACTCCGGAGTGGTCTGAGCCATTCAAACTCATAGAAACAGCAGATAATACTAAAATTGGACTTATTGCTTTAACGGCTCCTTTTCCTTTGACTTATGAACCGAATGGCTGGACGATCCATACTGCTAAATCAGTTTTGCCATCGTTACTTACAAAGGTCCGTCCTACGTGTGACATTTTGATCTTGATGAGCCATCTAGGGATTGATGAAGATATCAGGCTGGCCAATGAATTTCCGGAAATCGATATTTTATTAGGCTCACATACACATCATTTATTTAGGCATGGAGAAAAAATCAATCAGACACAATTATCCGCAGCAGGGAAATTCGGGCATTATATTGGAGAGGTCCATGTAACAGTTGAACAAAACAAGATCGTTCATAGTACAGCAAAAGCCTTACCGACAGAGGATCTACCGGAAGAAGTAGAGGATCAAAAAGAAATTCAGGATTACTTGACATTAGGCCACCAGCTATTACAGGCTGAGCAGCTCGCTGAGATTCCATACCCACTCTCTATCGACCTAAATACAGAACATTCATTGATGACGACCGCTTTAAGCGCATTAAAAGAAAAAGCCGGAACAGAGGCTGCTGTATTGAATAATGGTCTATTTTTAACAGATATACCAAAAGGAATCGTTGACAAAGATCAGTTGCATGAAAGCTTACCGCATCCTATGCATTTGATTCGAGTGACTCTTTCAGGTGCTGATTTTGTTCGGATGCTTCAGGAAATGGAGAAAAACCGACATTATTTACGTAAATTTCCTATTTCTGGAATGGGTTTTCGCGGAAAGGTTTTCGGGGAATTATATTATGATGGTTTTTCTTATGATAAACAAACGCGACAAGGCTTTTGGCAAAATCGACCAATTGATCCACAAAAAAATTATACGTTTACGACAGTCGATCATTTTATGTTTATCCCATTTTTCCCAACTATCGAAATAGCTGGAGAAATTGAATTTATCTTCCCGGAATTTTTGCGAACGGTTTTGGGAGACTACTTAGCTGCCCACTATCCAATCCAGTAA
- a CDS encoding TIGR01906 family membrane protein, translated as MRRKETSWIWLERLGILCVILTILSLSITLTINFRPLYVWDIKALNILDQVTISQSELLKNFGQLMSYLNNPWNQTLQLSDFPVSASGAFHFYEVKRLFLLCYGVLLVTIIPSSLFIYRLFKVKRLWRLIRPFQWGMIIPVFFGLLMAIGFDQFFVAFHGVFFNNDDWLFDPATDPIINVLPEEFFMHSFILFFILLEVFFLIGIIIGKRELKKI; from the coding sequence ATGAGGAGAAAGGAAACCAGCTGGATTTGGCTGGAACGCTTGGGGATTCTATGTGTGATTTTAACGATCCTTTCCTTGAGTATCACATTGACGATCAATTTTAGACCGCTTTATGTTTGGGACATCAAAGCGTTGAATATACTTGATCAAGTAACGATCAGTCAATCGGAACTTTTAAAGAATTTTGGTCAGTTGATGTCTTATTTGAACAATCCTTGGAACCAAACATTACAGCTCTCTGACTTTCCAGTTTCTGCAAGCGGAGCTTTTCATTTTTATGAAGTCAAGCGGCTTTTTCTCTTATGCTATGGAGTCTTGCTTGTGACGATCATTCCAAGCAGCTTGTTTATTTATCGTTTGTTCAAAGTAAAAAGATTATGGCGTTTGATTCGACCTTTTCAATGGGGGATGATCATTCCAGTATTCTTTGGCCTATTGATGGCGATTGGCTTTGATCAGTTTTTTGTGGCTTTTCATGGTGTCTTTTTTAACAATGATGATTGGTTGTTTGATCCAGCAACAGATCCGATCATAAATGTCTTACCAGAAGAATTTTTCATGCATAGCTTTATTCTATTTTTTATCTTGTTGGAAGTATTTTTCTTGATCGGGATAATCATTGGTAAACGTGAACTCAAAAAAATATGA
- a CDS encoding TIGR01457 family HAD-type hydrolase, translated as MEKHYKGYLIDLDGTIYLGKEVIPAGKRFVERLQELNLPFLFVTNNTTKAPQAVVDRLAQEFDIHVPIETVYTASLATIDYMKEQKKGQRVYVIGESGLVDLILVAGFIWDEKTPDYVIVGLDTEITYEKFAIAALAIRNGAVFIGTNPDKSIPTERGLLPGAGSFISLVATATQTTPIMIGKPNKIIMNESLKVLGLEKEEVIMVGDNYETDIQSGLQNGIDSLLVLSGFTPKEAVPDLPAKPTYILNSLDEWTF; from the coding sequence GTGGAAAAACATTACAAAGGCTATTTAATTGATTTAGATGGTACGATTTATCTTGGAAAAGAAGTGATCCCAGCCGGTAAACGTTTTGTAGAACGATTACAAGAGCTAAACTTACCATTTCTTTTCGTCACAAACAATACAACAAAAGCACCACAAGCGGTCGTAGATCGATTAGCACAGGAATTCGATATTCATGTGCCGATCGAAACAGTCTATACGGCTAGTCTTGCGACGATCGATTATATGAAGGAGCAGAAAAAAGGTCAGCGAGTCTACGTCATCGGAGAATCAGGCTTAGTTGATTTGATTTTAGTAGCTGGATTTATCTGGGATGAAAAAACACCAGATTATGTAATTGTTGGGTTGGATACTGAAATTACCTATGAAAAATTTGCTATCGCTGCACTTGCTATTCGAAATGGTGCTGTCTTTATAGGAACAAATCCGGATAAAAGTATCCCGACAGAACGTGGTTTATTACCTGGAGCAGGCTCATTTATTTCATTGGTTGCTACAGCTACCCAAACGACACCGATTATGATCGGTAAACCAAATAAGATCATTATGAATGAGTCACTGAAAGTATTGGGGCTTGAGAAAGAAGAAGTGATCATGGTTGGTGACAACTATGAAACAGATATTCAGTCAGGTCTTCAAAATGGCATCGATAGCTTACTTGTGTTATCAGGTTTTACTCCAAAAGAAGCTGTTCCTGATCTACCAGCAAAACCAACGTATATTTTAAATTCGTTAGATGAATGGACGTTTTGA
- the amaP gene encoding alkaline shock response membrane anchor protein AmaP yields the protein MRRLVKTLFGLIALVLFIGTLGLLSQVVQIPWLSSTVGRFIVGHLWLFSFFEWILLILGGLLTLILLLVLSVSARRKRLVVKDGSNRTEILRSTLVQIVQNAYDSMIHPDKTKVTVKIKGKEKVLVKLKIDVRSKEDFAPMADKIKWQVDEALSKALESIESSVIVTVKEKAPTDSASFGKKHSRVV from the coding sequence ATGAGGCGATTAGTAAAAACCTTATTTGGATTGATCGCATTAGTACTTTTCATTGGAACACTGGGCCTGCTTAGTCAAGTGGTTCAAATTCCTTGGTTATCTTCAACAGTTGGGCGTTTTATCGTTGGTCATTTATGGCTATTCTCATTCTTTGAATGGATTTTGTTGATTTTAGGCGGTCTATTGACTCTTATTTTATTGCTTGTTTTATCCGTTTCTGCACGCCGCAAGCGGTTAGTCGTAAAAGATGGATCGAATCGTACGGAAATTCTTAGAAGTACGCTTGTCCAAATTGTGCAAAATGCCTATGATTCAATGATCCATCCAGATAAAACAAAAGTGACTGTCAAGATCAAAGGAAAAGAAAAGGTACTTGTTAAACTGAAGATCGATGTTCGCAGTAAGGAAGACTTTGCACCAATGGCAGATAAAATCAAATGGCAAGTAGATGAAGCGTTGTCTAAAGCTTTAGAATCGATCGAAAGTAGTGTGATCGTTACTGTAAAAGAAAAGGCTCCTACAGATTCTGCTTCTTTTGGAAAAAAACATTCACGAGTTGTTTAG
- a CDS encoding Asp23/Gls24 family envelope stress response protein, with protein sequence MTEEMKETVGGLKSKLTFDDVVIKKIVGVVISDIDGILGLSGNLFTDFAERFRDNEDLTKGIDVEVGTKQVAVDVSVICQYDVDISMLFDKTVEKIKDAIHYMTGLDLVEFNMNVGDVMTKEQYLEKYRGKDVTDAAKAAN encoded by the coding sequence ATGACAGAAGAAATGAAAGAAACTGTAGGTGGATTAAAATCAAAGCTGACTTTTGATGATGTAGTGATCAAAAAAATCGTAGGTGTTGTTATTTCAGATATCGACGGTATATTAGGCTTGAGTGGAAACTTGTTCACGGACTTTGCGGAACGTTTTAGAGATAATGAAGACTTAACAAAAGGCATCGATGTTGAGGTTGGAACAAAACAAGTAGCCGTTGATGTTTCTGTTATTTGTCAGTATGATGTTGATATTTCTATGTTATTCGACAAAACGGTTGAGAAGATCAAAGATGCGATCCATTATATGACCGGATTGGATCTTGTGGAATTCAATATGAATGTCGGTGATGTCATGACCAAAGAACAATACTTGGAAAAATATCGAGGAAAAGATGTTACTGATGCTGCAAAAGCTGCAAACTAA
- a CDS encoding methylated-DNA--[protein]-cysteine S-methyltransferase produces the protein MKVQAPFGFIWLDANDQGLTNISFTELTDHHDNRYTRQAADELADYFSGKRTSFDVPLSIQTGTVFQQKVWQALTKIPYGETRSYLDIAIAVDSPKAVRAIGQANSKNPLPIIIPCHRVIGKNGKLTGYLGSAQQDGLSIKQDLLAIEHIIF, from the coding sequence GTGAAAGTACAAGCACCTTTTGGTTTCATTTGGCTCGATGCGAATGATCAAGGCCTGACAAATATTTCTTTTACTGAACTGACAGATCACCATGACAATCGATATACACGACAAGCGGCAGATGAATTGGCTGACTATTTTTCAGGAAAGCGAACATCCTTTGACGTTCCTTTATCAATTCAAACTGGCACAGTCTTTCAACAAAAGGTTTGGCAAGCTCTCACTAAGATTCCATATGGTGAAACGCGCAGTTATTTAGATATTGCTATTGCAGTAGATTCTCCAAAAGCCGTTCGTGCAATAGGACAAGCGAATAGTAAAAACCCACTTCCAATCATTATTCCCTGTCATCGTGTAATCGGAAAGAACGGCAAACTGACAGGCTACTTAGGTAGCGCACAACAAGATGGATTAAGCATCAAACAAGATCTTTTAGCGATCGAACACATTATTTTTTAA